Below is a window of Cydia strobilella chromosome 8, ilCydStro3.1, whole genome shotgun sequence DNA.
GAATTTATCTGACAAAGCATTTTAAAAGTAACTAATATTAGTTAAGGATGCAGTATCAAAAATTGAGTCCACATTTCACATATCGCACCATTTAGGCCTTCTCTACACTATAGGAAAGGAAAGAGCAACAAAGGAATATATACGTGAATCGTATAtttcaaaaacttgaaaaatatttattcctcCGTGGCATCATTCATAGAACTGGATTCCCACAGGCTGTTACGTATTATCTTTTCTCGAAGTCCTAGCCCTGAGAACGGTCCTAAACTGCGCTAGTATGGGCAACATTCTCTCTCACTTGGCTCTCTCTGCTAAAGGCGCCGTATACAGCTTCCATATTATGCGTCGTCTCTTCTCGCAGTTCGAGCCCTGAGCACAGTTCTGAATTGAGCAAGTATGGCGCCCTCCCGCTTGGCCCTCTCCTCTTTGCTGAATGCGGCCAAAGCTCGTTTTTCGTCCGCGGAGTAGATCTGGTTCTCCTTGCGGATACGTACGGCTTCCATGCGACGATGTCTGGGGACAAAAtgatgttatttaaatattttgtcggGTAAAATTCTCGACTTCGACTGACGAAGCTACGATATTGGAGTCTACCGAGGGTCTACACGGTCAAGATGGGAGGATTCGATAGAGGCATCACACAATCAGATGTGAAAATCGTCGAGACAACGGGGACTAACCTGCTCCCACTCATGACGTATCCCACGCTCTCGTAGGCCGCGATCTCGTCACTGGTCAGGCCGATCTCCCCCCTCCTCGGGATCCTCTTCCCGTCCTGCACGAAGGCGGCCATGGCGGCGCCCTCGCCGGGCAGCAGCGCGCGCCCGAACTCGCGCAGCGGGCCCGTGCTGGCGCTGCACGAGTCCACGGCGGGCGAGGGGCCCGGGGTGGCGTCTTCTTCTTCCATGGATGTGCGGGCGATCACTTCGTGCTCTTCTGAAATAAAACGTTTAACCATTTGTATTTTTCCACCAGTGTATAGCTTCCGAAAGTCAAAAGTCCTCCTCTTTCAATTATTGTAAGAATGTAAGGATACAAATATTTAGTTTGACCCTGTTTAAATGAAGACGAGTCCATGAATCAAACAAAAACATTGGTCCCTAACATTCTTACGATTGCCTTTTATACACATTTTCTATTAAAGCTGTAATGATGTTAAAACTCCCCGGAGTAATATTTCTCCTGTCCTATGGTAATATTGTAGGtaaaacaaagtttttaacttttagaTAATTTATGTTTCTCCAACGTACAGAAACAATTTAACTAAATAGACTATGATGAAAAACACACCGATAgttgcaataataataaaaaaaatagtgacagGGGTGGAATATAGGTTGTCATTTAGAGGCACCAGTACTAAGAATCCCTTTGTGGGCAACTGAGCCAAAATTCATCCCGCGATGAGGCTTTGGTTTCATCATGCCATTGCCTTTACATGTCctaattttcaaaacaacagTCTCAAAATgcctaaatgtcaaattgttTCCTTGCATAAAATAGCACTACataatgtaggtaaatttgacatttaggtatTATGACACCACATCGATTTGAAGTTTAGGCATTTTGGGAATGTAGTaaattgagaaaaaatattAGACATTCCGAGATTCACACATTTTGGCACAATTTCTTTTTGAGATGTAGTAATTTTGGTAAAtgggtaaaattaaattaaaatacaatgaaacCAAAGCAGGATGAGGAGGTGGCAAACAGTTTAAAGATTTATTAAGCAGATAAAGGCAGGACATAAGTTACAACTTACTTCCTTTCTCCACCCAAACCTCTTCTTCACTCGTACTGGAGTCACTGGAGGAACTCTTGGACTTTTTCTTAGCTTTCTTGCGTGCCTTCTTTACTTTCTTCAGTTTCTTCTTTAACTTCTTTAGCTTCTGCTTGGTGTCCCCTTTGTCTTTggactttttctttttcttgtctttgctttttttgttgttttctgGTTCAGATTCTTCATcagaactaaaaaaaagttcttgtttcaattatatatataatacacatacaataatataaaaataattatatatattatacatttgaATGCAATAGCGTGTTTTCATTAGCTTATCATCATTTTATAACATTCTATAATTTCAAGTTATTCAACTAACCAAGAACGTTGATACCTATTTGTGTAAAATACAGTTTATGGGCAACCTCTAATTGCCCATGTAACATCAACATTACTTTTTGCTCAACATGCTAATACCCAAGAGTTCATGCACCTCTACTGCTAATGAAGTAAGTTTCAAGTTGTCTGTACTGGGCCAGTTAGGAGCACTCGGACGTCATCATAGATACAATTGTTAGCTTATGCATGCTATTAAGTTGCTATATAGTACTCACTCTGGCCTCTGAGGTGACTTGCCCCATACAACAGGAACTCCTAGCTCGCCGATGCGCTCGCGTTGCACGCGGCGCGCGTCCAAGAAGTCATCTTCTTGTGGTTTGTAGCGTCCACGGCCGCCTACACCACCGCTTGTACCGGTCGCACTGCTACCTAGGCCTGGAACAACATCCACGACATAAGCACTATTTTAAACAAGCAAAATGCTTGAACTAACATTGTTTTACGCAATAAATTCCTAACCTGTCTTAAAAATGAATTGATTGCCACTTTATTCAATACAATACCAATAAAGAAaagtacatatatacaaatggTTAGTCCCAAATATAAAATTCTCTTACCTCCTCCAAATCCTCCACCAGAGCCAAAACCCCCGCCTGAGCCCAGCCCTCCTCCACCACCGAAATCTTTGTACGAGCTACGAGCCCTATCATCCCCACGGTGCTCATTTTCCCTGTCCTTATGAGGCATGTGCGATCTTTCCCTGCTGTGACTACGCTCCCTGGGCTTCCGATCTCTCTGGCGCTCTTTGCTGTGTCTGTCTCCGCTACGATCTCTTGTGCGCTCTCTCCGGTCTACACTTTTGCCTCTGTGTCGATCTTTGCTTCGCTCTCGTGATCGGTGCCGCTCCTTGCTACGGTCCCGCCCTCTGTCGCGGCTTCTGCGGTGCTCGCGACTGCGGCTGCGACTGCGGTGCCGCGAAATACTACGATCTCGATCTCGCCCCATGTGTGCTGTTTGATTCACAAATCCCAAATAAACAAACTGTAATCTGTATTACGATCTGTTATAAATGGTCAAAAAGTTTGGTGTAAGAAATATCAGACGCTAGAATTATTTCTTGAATACGAAAATACTGTAAAAGGCTATTTCAGTAGATTTTGGCGATATCCtttttaacaactttttaaCCACAAAGTTGTGAACAAATATGACAATTGACAACTATGACAAGAACATGACAAGAATCATAGAATACAagaacaagatttttttttttaatggcatcgCGCCACCATCGCGCTCCTGGTGCATTCAGagattcatttcatttcacacAGTTGACAAGACAAATGGCAAAATACATTCTATTTCACGGTGTATAACAAGGTGCGTCAGGCTTTAGATTGTTTTAGATGAAATTATTACAGGCAGGTAAGCCTAAATTATATGCTTaaagtaaaaatatgtttttaaatatataaaccaagcaataaaatatattacattatataattatgcagtacatataattataaagaaattctttatttagaataaTGCAGCATGCGTGAAAGGATATGTAATATGCAAGTTCCATTTTGCGTTTTGTTTCACAGTTAAAACCATTTCAATCATCTTTTTtctacaatatttataaaataaaataatagccaTTCATTGTATTAAAGTTTCTATGTATATTTCAAAGACTAAATTAGTAAAACTGCAATAattaagtttataaatataCCTTCGACGTTTGGTTTCATACTAAAAGTTTCAATCAATAATTTAGACGTTTACGTCACAAATGACGTCACGTTTGTTGATATGTGCGGTTGATTTGATCGCCTCTCagtgttaatattttaaatactgaTTATAGAATGCAAATATGAAGATATCTACGCCCAGATATACAGTTTGTCTTTTCTTTCAACTAACTTTTTTGCTCTGTGACTTAATATTTAACTGCGCCAGCCTTTTTCCTAGAAGTCGCGATGGGCTCCTCGTATTATTTATGTAAGAATAAGAAGTGAAGCAAATACTGTGAATATTTTACAAGGGAAGTGACGAGAAacaataatttgtatttattcaGCTTTCAGGACCTGTTCCTTGTGCTGTCCATCACGTTGCTGCTGATGACTTTCTTTTCCACCTATTTATTTCAGGTAATATGAAcagtttcaataaaatttgcataatgaattatatgtgtcgttttcaagcaaaaggtaccacattgtcgccttctataaggacgctctgacaggtttttcgtataaagatacaagcaattttcgtccttgtaagcgacaatgtggtaccttttgattgaaaacgtcacatattttttatgCATTATAACCGATATGAACTTGTATTGGTGCGAGTGAAAAAGGCAGGATTTAAATTTTTCTTCATTTATTTGAATACTCTCATTCAAGACTTTCTtaaaatttctttatatttatttatttattttatttatttggggcatcaacagcaatacaaaaagtaatacaaagcatagtgaacagaaaacatagccaataacagatgtccacaaaagtttcattaaattattgtatttaacCTATCCAGGCAGGTCTGGTGGAAGTTCTCGCGCGTCGTTTCCGCGCAGCAGGGTGCGCCTGTGCTATATACGCGGGTGTGTGTGCAGCGCTGCACGCTGCATGTCTGTTGCATGCTTCTTCCACTCCCGGTCCGAGCTCATCACCAACATTAATGCTGCTGTTCACACTGCAGCGGTGTTGTGAGTATAGATTTTACCGATACTTTACCATGGCAAGCAGCTTTAGAATTTTTTCTGTAAAGGTTTTTTTGAATTTAACAAACAGTGGTGTATTTTAAGATTTAGCACCCTAACTCTATAATGGTTTGCTCCCCTCACAGCCTGGCGCCGCGAGTCATATCCCTTTTTAGGTCTAGATTTATACCCCTATTTATCAAGTGTGTATTCAGACTATTCAGAGGCAAACTCGTCTTGAAGACTCCAACCTTAAGAGGGACAAGatttaaccttttaaggtttaaaaaaatctacaattcAAGCCAagctacagtctggcaaaaaagagtaaaaattaaaaagtggcaacactagtGTCAttcctttcaaatcaatctaagaaaaacgggactacactacagtgttgccactttttaatttctactcttttttgccagaatGTAAAATGTTGATAAGCATCTGCcgaataattatttttagcaAAGTAAAATCAAGTTGTTACTATCatagtataataaaaatctaCATTGTATAATGGTTTGTTTGGCAGTATCTCCATGGTACTACTTCCTATACAAGCGCGCGGCACTGCGAGTTAGCGATCCGCGGCTGTATGAAGACGTGGACTGGCTGCCGCGCCCGCAGGCCAGGGACCCGCCCTAAACTAACACTAATTATACAACTCataatagctagccatacacgaacggatttgcccgtcggatctgtctgaaagatgtgtctggcggacatattcgtcaatgtgtggcgagaaaacACAGATGGGCAGTAGACGGGCATCCGGtggacaaatctgtgtctatatcttgccacacattgacggatgtgtccgccagacacatctttcaggcagatccgacgggcaaatccatgcgtgtatggctagctaataCCAACTGATCATTTGTAAATCTAATTGCAGTGATGGAAGGTTTAATAATGATCAGTTGAACATGTTGaagtacaatcgccatcagatatatcggagcggctaaggcgctcacaaatatctgtacacgcctctattgtcaaggcgttagactGCGTGTTTAAATATTGTGATTGATTGGCCGTACTAAAGCGCTTTGTTGTTTTGTGCGGCAAACGCGTACGTTAAACACCGCAAGCGCATTGTCATTTTTCCTATGTTAAAACAACAAGAGCTATATTGTAGGCCTAGACAGaattaactttaaataattgtgtttatgttttgacttatggtccaatttacgaggaccgtcttaacggagacacgacacgtcacgaaacatgtcgagctattcgacttaataatacgtgagtgacccggtttaaaataatctaatatataaatataacttcaatttattgtacctatatgtGTTTTTTAATTCACAAGTCTCAAGTTCTCGATGCAATAGTCAGaagcataatttatatttagttagtcAAAGATATTAAGAAAGGTCTATGCACAAatgataaaatagttatttacgatacaagtgcggaaaagaggaaattcgaaacgagtggcgataaattaaaacacgaccgcagggagtgttttaaatcgacacgagttgcgaattaccttttcgcacatgtatcgtacaacattttacagtacatatggccctttaaactttcgacatatgcacgaaaagtgctcattcccgcactagtgcgaaaaagtagcaccatatatactgtaaaatatatttgttattgatCGTCAAAGCAGAGTTATTAATAGTTGAAGAGTTGTAAAGTTTAAGAATATTTATTCCCTCAAATTGGCAGCTGAAGTATGTGCCGAACTGTACAATTTTCTAATTAACTTTTCTAAATTAACCTTTATAGCCCTTAACTTGtgggtatgtctacaggaaagactcgaacacagttttgtgtttgacccacACTAGAGAACAaacatttgtgtcgttttcaagcaaaaggtaccacattgtcgcctgCTATATGGACGCTCtatgacaggtttttcgtataaagatacaagcaattttcgtccttattgtaagcgacaatgtggtaccttttgattgaaaacgtcacatttataggTCGACTATTTAACTGAGACGGGTGGTAAAAAGTTGTTATGGTTAGCTATTGGCCTGTCCAATTTTCCAAGATTAAGTTCGCCAGTCTTACTATGGCTATGGCGAACTTGTTCTGAGAAAAGCGGACAGGCTATTGAAACCAATTGAAAGTTGTATTAAAGTAACTAAATGAAGTAAAAAGATTGTCCCAAAACTACTATATTCTGCcagaaaacagaaaaaatatgcTAGCGCCCAAGCACACACCACGCAACTACTTTATTAACCACCTGAGTTAAGTGGAGGTAACTTAGGGGCCAATATACATGAAAGAGTAAGGGAAATGATTTAAATCTTGTCTATAAGTTTATTGTATAAGTTTCTTCACATTAATGTCACTCGAGACGGGCGCCTTTCGTAAAATGATTTTGGTGGAGGAATTGATCTCATatctttaattataattaataacataGATAGGTTGTTAACTGTGTCTAATAAGATTCTATTTGATGTGAACGATTTTCATGTTGTATTGAATAAAGCAAGGCATATATTTCTTTTACTATTCCTAATGATACACACTACACCtacttaacacattcagtgccagcgcgagctacgcgctacgagtgTAGCCGACAACATGGGAAAacccgtatgtagcgaaaagcgcctacgaacagagaacctgcCTAgagggtcgctggcagtgaatgtgttaaacccCAAAAATcccacataatttttttataacacattttttttttactagcctaacttagtgtcccactgctgagcaaaggcctcccttcgtttcctccactcgaccctgtcgtttgtagtgtcccgccaatccggataaaatgcgtccaagtcgtcccgccatctccttttcggcctgcctgcaccccggccagcaccatctatggtgttccgtgggtcccactcggtaaccattttggcccacctttcagggtgcatgcggcagacatgcccagcccagtcccacttaagcttagcggtctggacacctacatacagaataataaaaagggtctagtttttaataaattcaatatgtattttgtttgaATCCATACTTTATTGAAAcagacttatttattatttacaacattacttaattatttaatttagcacatttttttatattattacgaTCAAAATTTCTCAATAAGTCAATAGCCGAAAGATTTGAATTATTGCTCGTTTTTTTCCCATCTTAATTTACtctaatcaaagatagatataactccgtaatagatagatacagtctaaggaaaaaacgtgcctcggaaatcaagaaaatttgattctcgtccagagggcgctactagttttggcctacagtcgtatagatggcggtgacgatttcgtttgttatttaacaattttaacgcatatcagtgaaagaacatgggtcaaaatcatacaaataattaatgcaaataaaaaaataatttatctatatttaaatacattctatcgtatttttataaatcttcatttttagttttaaagtgtgtcgacagatggcagtgaatttactagggttacaaaatttactatgacagtaccgctctagtataagttactctatgcttgtcagtaaggcgctatttccatatagcttcaattaaaaatcaactttatcgacaaccgacaatgtggtaccttttggttgaaaatgtcacattttttcgCTGGCGAGGCATCTATAGTCAAAGGTGAAAATTTTGGAAATCAAATCCTAGACTGTAGGTATAGATTCTTGAGAAACCAACAGTCACTATGCAGGCTTAGTATGATTTATCGACAGATATTTACGATGTAAATAAATTCAATCTGTGACCTTTGCTTTAATGCCAAATCGGATTGCACTTTCGCAAAAAATCACATTTCCTTGATTTTTGTAAAACCATCTACACCTTTTCGACCTGAAAAAGGGTTAACACGAACGCGATTGTTGAAACATGATGATTTTAAAAGTGTCTCGATGGTGTTAGCTCAGACGACACTAAGTTCCAAAACCCGGGTTGGAGTAAGCATGTAAGTGAAGTGATGAGCGGGCCTCACAAAGACCTTGTGCACTTGTACAGGCCTCATGCAGGCCTCGTGGGGCCTAGAAGTTGGCGCGACACAGCGGGCAGTTGGATTTGCTCGACGTTTGGAACCACTTGCGCTGCGGGTACAAACAGAATATGTTAGAATACAATAATCCAGGAACCGGCCCGCTAttccttatcggggttttataagggtattgcataaggcttaactcaccataccctttgccagacgaaaccctttgttttggttttaaaaacccttatataaagctaccacatttgagtaatcggtagcccaaatacccttacaaaacccttatcatccgctcaccaacaccttgcatattgcttataagggttagccttataaagggcttcccttttagcatataagcgtgctaatttaagtcgtctaccttgttcataaagcacacattacttcgaatccgagcgatcgtcggcggcgacggcggcgttctttgactaggcacgtattttctttccttttcatacactaccgtagatatatactaatcctgtctctttcatgcaaagggaaacctttataaaaagcgcttagggtaacccttattaagagctagccttatttttggttagcttttcggtaagggttagtcaaaggtaagggtatgaatgggcctgcagttcaaaagggaaagtttcaatgtgttagccgtgtttaagtgtcgcccattgaaagggttttatcgcggaaagggttgtccggtccctgcaaTAATCACTACAATAAGTTTGAAAACGTCTTATTTATGACATACTGTACACTGCTGCtgctgtacagtcgaaggcaaaaatagcGATCCAGagaaatggctcaaaaatatgtgaacacgactttattatctaaggtgtaagaacgtacacatatttttgaaactgggaatgtatatatatttatgcccttgattgTACAAGGCTAACTGACTGCTACCCAGCTGGAGGTAAatttgaccaaagatagatataactccgtaatagatggatacagtctaaggaaaaaacgtgcctcagatggcgccactatggcctgctctcgtatagagggcgttgacggtttcgtttgttatttattaattttaacgcatatcagtgaagtaacatgggtcaaaataattaatgcaaataaataaataaaacatttatccatatttaagtaaattttatcgtatttttataaatattcatttttagttttaaagtgtgtcgatagatggcagtgaatttccttacaaaatttactatgacagtaccgctctatcctattatatcctctttgatttgaCTTACAATCAATGCCCCTCTACCCTTCCCCTAGGCCTCCAAACTTGCCCccccacccccccccccttcccgTGGTTTATTGACTGGCTACGCCCTGGATAGTGCGAGATAAACGAACAACcggatatatataataaataaaaataataaaagaattttatttcggacataaatccatagttgttagttacatattatattaacttataaaatatttaatctttaaatcaaatcaaatcaaaatttatttatttgtaaacataggttaaatatagttcttatacaataatttatgtttcactatgttttgccatttggcatacaaatataaacaagaagagatggagcatgcactaattataacagatgtcaaacgaaagtaatatgttaaatgtcaaacaaaataagagtgtactaaattgaaaattaaattaattgaattataaactaagagtgtacttaaaactaaaacaacttaaattcaaaatatgtcgAGTAAATATTCCATTATCGAATAGTATGCTTTTTGTACCAAAAAGTCATACAGGCATTTCTTAAATTCAGTTACATTATctattgcaataatatgttttggcaacttattgtatattttgggtgCCATCCCAAAGATACTTTTAGCAAgctttttaacaagcagaaacgtctgcgatcgatgctattaagcttagaataaatttaaaagtggaaaaattaaccaaggcagtaatttttccacttttaaatttattctaagctttatAAAATAGTGTTAGAAGGATTACACAACTAATCTTAACctacatacctaagtataaatgaACCTATTTTACTGCAGTGTGGTGTTTTGTCCACTGCTGCAGCAGAGGGGAGTCCCACCTATCCAACAACGCCATCACGATACTGTTAGCGGCTAAGTAAAGAGGCGCACCCCGGAACAACCCCGAAACATCCCGGAGGCGCTACAGGGACGACATGCATACACTCACCAGGCATTCGGCGTGGAACTTGTTGCGGCACTGGTGGCAGACCACCTTGGGCAGGCGGCCTGTGGAGGGCTGCAGGCGGCAGTAGCAGATGTAGCACTGCGGGGAGGCTTCCACGCGCTTGGCGACGGTGTCCATCCACATGCGGATCGCGTTTAGGACGGTGCCATTCTGTAATTTAATGGTTAATAACTTTTATTAgacttttattttgtaaaaggaCTTTAAAGGTGGTTGAATCTGTAGTCTATGTCACCTTCGCCATTAATCTATGAAATTGACGTTTCATTCATCCAAATTGGCTTCGTAGTTGCGAAGCTATTGTAGTTAttgatgggtcgttaccagtaagttactcaaaagtgggaatattcccaGTAATGCTATACTATGTTACTGAACATTACCCCGATCGCTAACATAGAgatactataaaaaaattatttgaaatgtatatgcttttttcgtgttaaatacttaaattaataataatgctattatttataGTCATAAAACAGTTAAGGAATCTGtgagagagtaaattcccaatgttaccggtaacattctcaatattaccaggtatttttccaaagttactgggaacattactatctggaactaatgattaaaataatgcttaactgtgtaaagtaaaataaaatatgtttataaagtagtttaattatgaaaatataacaataaacattttgtataacctttcaagtggcatacgtaatatttgagttgttggaatttagattttatatatagttaatcaaatttgaaattagagtagtagtagtacagtaaagggataataaataatgatcacaggttcatataaaatactagcttttgcccgcgacttcgtctgcgtgaaattagtaaattgggtagcttattttaaaggatgagttctgggataaaaagtatctatcctatgtcctttcccggtaTACAAACTGTTTGtttaccaaatttataaaatttatatgttagcgaattaagaactatgggacatatttttgagtaagttgtctacacccatatttttacacttgacttaatttgaaataacttgttgtactaaaaaaataactttgaaccttattttatccCATAtatgtcatcactcatcagtttcgtatgttaccatcttttgggaatgttaccggtaacattggtaacttactagtaacattcccaaatggaaacttactggtaacgggaatgtttccgctgcccatcactagtagaacataaacaatataaacattCCTATATTCACACttaataatgttaaaatgaTTGGGAAAACATTACATCTTTATTATCACTGAGTTATTATaactatagagacgacatac
It encodes the following:
- the LOC134743427 gene encoding NKAP family protein CG6066 isoform X1 gives rise to the protein MGRDRDRSISRHRSRSRSREHRRSRDRGRDRSKERHRSRERSKDRHRGKSVDRRERTRDRSGDRHSKERQRDRKPRERSHSRERSHMPHKDRENEHRGDDRARSSYKDFGGGGGLGSGGGFGSGGGFGGGLGSSATGTSGGVGGRGRYKPQEDDFLDARRVQRERIGELGVPVVWGKSPQRPDSDEESEPENNKKSKDKKKKKSKDKGDTKQKLKKLKKKLKKVKKARKKAKKKSKSSSSDSSTSEEEVWVEKGKEHEVIARTSMEEEDATPGPSPAVDSCSASTGPLREFGRALLPGEGAAMAAFVQDGKRIPRRGEIGLTSDEIAAYESVGYVMSGSRHRRMEAVRIRKENQIYSADEKRALAAFSKEERAKREGAILAQFRTVLRARTARRDDA
- the LOC134743427 gene encoding NKAP family protein CG6066 isoform X2, translated to MGRDRDRSISRHRSRSRSREHRRSRDRGRDRSKERHRSRERSKDRHRGKSVDRRERTRDRSGDRHSKERQRDRKPRERSHSRERSHMPHKDRENEHRGDDRARSSYKDFGGGGGLGSGGGFGSGGGFGGGLGSSATGTSGGVGGRGRYKPQEDDFLDARRVQRERIGELGVPVVWGKSPQRPDSDEESEPENNKKSKDKKKKKSKDKGDTKQKLKKLKKKLKKVKKARKKAKKKSKSSSSDSSTSEEEVWVEKGKHEVIARTSMEEEDATPGPSPAVDSCSASTGPLREFGRALLPGEGAAMAAFVQDGKRIPRRGEIGLTSDEIAAYESVGYVMSGSRHRRMEAVRIRKENQIYSADEKRALAAFSKEERAKREGAILAQFRTVLRARTARRDDA
- the LOC134743301 gene encoding transmembrane protein 138-like yields the protein MKISTPRYTVCLFFQLTFLLCDLIFNCASLFPRSRDGLLVLFIFQDLFLVLSITLLLMTFFSTYLFQAGLVEVLARRFRAAGCACAIYAGVCAALHAACLLHASSTPGPSSSPTLMLLFTLQRCLSPWYYFLYKRAALRVSDPRLYEDVDWLPRPQARDPP